DNA sequence from the Sinomonas terrae genome:
CCCAAAGTGGTCGACGCCGGTCACCACCAGCGGCGGCTGCTTCGCCTCACTGGTCTGGACGCCCAGGAGAATCAGGCCCGCCGGCTGCTCAACGACATGGACTCGTTCCGCGCCGACAACTTCCCCGACCAGGACGAGGAGATCGCTGCCCACGCGTGGGTGAGCCAAGTCTTCGAGCCGATCGTCCGGGCCATCCCGAAGGAGCTCTCCGGGAAGCTCGAGCCCGCCGAGGTCGTTCATCAAGTCCTCGAACACCGCTGGTACATGTCGGAGAAGCTCGACAGGCATGTGCCGCTCGCGGAAACCCTCCAGTCCTACATCGACACCGTGCTCCGGCATCGGCGGGACGAGGCCGCGATCATGCTCAATCCCGACACACAGACGCTCAAGATCCTCGAGGCCGAGGCCGCGCGGCAGGCGGAGGACGAGTTCGACGACGACGAAGCCGACGTCGACGTCGAAGACCCCGTCCAGGCCGACTGACGCGAGCCGGCTAGAGGACGGGGTGGCGCCTAGCCGACATGCTCCGTGAGCCACTCGACGAGGGGCCGGAGCTCGTTCCAGCAGTCCCGCACGCGGTCCCTTGCCTCGGGCGTGCTGAGCCACCCGGGGATGCCGAGCGCGCGCCCGGCCGTGAGCGACTTGTACTTCAGGAGTTCGCTCCGTGGGTGGTCGGGCGCGAACTCGCGGGGAACGGTCTTGAGCCGCTCGCCCTCCACCACGTAGCCCTTGTCCCGGAGTTCGGCGACGATGCGGACGAGTTCCTCCCCCGGTGAGTTGGCGTCGACGGCGGCGCGGAACTTCCCGGTCTGGGCCGGTGTGTGCGAGTGGTAGCCACCGCCCACCAAAAGGCCCGTGGCGTCGAGGTGGAGGTAGTAGCCCATCCCTTCACCCGTCGCTGCGAAGCCGCCTTGAGAGGTCTTGTACGGAGACTTGTCCTTGCTGAACCGGATGTCGCGGTTGGGCCGGAACGCCTTGCCCTCACCGAACTCGTCCGAGAGTTCGTCCAGCAGCGCCAGCATCGGGCCACGAACAGCGCGCTCGTAGACGTCCTTGTGCTCGAGCCACCATTCACGGTTGTTGTTGTCTTCGAGCCCAGCGTAGAACGCGAGCCCGTCGGCGGGAAATCCTTCAAAGCTGCTCATCGGAAGGATCATCAGCCCCTCAGCGCACGGTCTCGATGGCTTCCGGAGACACTCCGAAGTAGGCGACGTAGCGGCCCAAGATGAGGGGCCACTCGCTGTACTTCTCGTATTGTTCCCGACCCTCAGAACCGGTAGCCCACCCGTCGTGGGTGAATGTCACTGTCGTCGACGCACCACCCTCCGCCTCGTCGAACTCGACGAGCACGCGCATGGGAGCCGCGGCTCGCCACGCGAGCGTCCAGGCCAGTTCGATCGACGACGGCGGATCCTCCGAGAGCACTTCGCCCCACATTTGGCTCTCTCCCGTTTCGGACTCCTCGCCGACGACGCCGTCCTCGATATAAGGATGAGTTCCTTCGCCGAAGCCGGTGTAATTGGAGGGCCACCACAGGTGCAGATCCCCGGTGAAGGCGCTGTAGGCGACATCGCGGGGTGCAGGAACGGTGAAACGGTAGACGCGGGGCGGAGGCGCCTCCTGAGCCAGCGGACGCTCGTCTGACTGCGGACGGTGGGAGAACAGGGGATCCACGCGTGAGATCCTACCGCTCCTCCTCGGACCGGGGCAGGGCAAATTGGGTCCCGCACCCAAACCGTCCGTTTCGGGTACAGATGATCTGCACCCGAAACCCCTGTGGGGGCGGGTTCGCGTACCCGTGATGCCTGTGGGGTGGGTTTTCTGTACCCGAGACGGGGAAGCGGGCTGTGTTGCGGGGGCCCGGCGTGCCTGTGGCCGCCTTGGTCTGCCTGTTGCGGGTGCCGGGGTGCCTGTGGTCGTCTCTGGGTGCCTGTGGTGGTCCTTTTAAGTGCGGCGAGGGCCCCACTGTCGTTGTGGGGCCCTCGGCGTGTGGTGCTGTCCGGCGGTGTCCTACTCTCCCACACCCTGGCGGGTGCAGTACCATCGGCGCTGTGGGGCTTAGCTTCCGGGTTCGGGATGGGTCCGGGCGTTTCCCCCACGCTATGGCCGCCGTAACCCTTTTCCCAGCCGCCCCCGGCAGGGGGGTGGTGGAAGCGTGCGGTCGCGGTGCGCTGGTGCGCGGTGCTGTGTTCTGTTGTGCTGGTTCCCGTGGGGTTGTTGTCCGGGGACCGTAGAGTGGACGCGGGCAGTGCCGTTGTGTGTGTGTGTGTGAGGCTGTCGGCCTATTAGTACCGGTCGGCTTCGCAGGTCTTTGGTCCCTGCTTCCACGTCCGGCCTATCAACCCAGTGGTCTGCTGGGGGCCTTCAGGACAGATGTCCTTGGAGATCTCATCTCGAAGCGGGCTTCCCGCTTAGATGCTTTCAGCGGTTATCCCATCCGAACGTAGCCAAGCAGCGGTGCACCTGGCGGTACAACTGCCACACCAGAGGTTCGTCCGTCCCGGTCCTCTCGTACTGGGGACAGCCCTTCTCAGATCTCCTGCGCGCGCAGCGGATAGGGACCGAACTGTCTCACGACGTTCTAAACCCAGCTCGCGTACCGCTTTAATGGGCGAACAGCCCAACCCTTGGGACCTACTCCAGCCCCAGGATGCGACGAGCCGACATCGAGGTGCCAAACCATGCCGTCGATATGGACTCTTGGGCAAGATCAGCCTGTTATCCCCGAGGTACCTTTTATCCGTTGAGCGACGGCCCTTCCACGAGGTGCCGCCGGATCACTAGTCCCGACTTTCGTCCCTGCTCGAGATGCCTCTCTCACAGTCAAGCCCCCTTGTGCACTTGCACTCGCCACCTGGTTGCCGACCAGGCTGAGGGGACCTTTGGGCGCCTCCGTTACCCTTTGGGAGGCAACCGCCCCAGTTAAACTACCCGTCAGGCACTGTCCCTGGCCCGGATCACGGGCCGAGGTTGAGATGCCCAAAGCGACCAGAGTGGTATTTCAACGGCGACTCCACCGGCACTGGCGTGCCCGCTTCGCAGTCTCCCACCTATCCTACACAAGCCGCTCCGGACACCAATACCAAACTGTAGTGAAGGTCTCGGGGTCTTTCCGTCCTGCTGCGCGTAACGAGCATCTTTACTCGTAGTGCAATTTCGCCGAGCTCGCGGTCGAGACAGCGGGGAAGTCGTTACTCCATTCGTGCAGGTCGGAACTTACCCGACAAGGAATTTCGCTACCTTAGGATGGTTATAGTTACCACCGCCGTTTACTGGGGCTTGAATTCTCCGCTTCACCCCACGGAGGGGGCTGACGGGTCCTCTTGACCTTCCAGCACCGGGCAGGAGTCAGTCCGTATACATCGTCTTGCGACTTCGCACGGACCTGTGTTTTTAGTAAACAGTCGCTTCCCCCTGGTCTCTGCGACCCCTCCCCCCTCGGGCCAGCGCGTGGCCTCCAGGGTCGGGGTCCCCCTTCTCCCGAAGTTACGGGGGCATTTTGCCGAGTTCCTTGACCGCGATTCTCTCGATCGCCTCGGTATCCTCTACCTGATCACCTGTGTCGGTTTGGGGTACGGGCGGCTAGGACCTCGCGCCGATGCTTTTCTCGGCAGCATAGGATCACCCGATCCCCCCTCGCGGGGGTCCCGTCGGACCTCAGGCACATGGACGGCGGATTTCCCTACCGTCCGCCCTACATCCTTGGACCAGGTCAACCATCGCCTGGCCGGGCTGCCTTCCTGCGTCACACCTGTTAATGCGCTTGCCTCGGGGCCTCGGTTCCCGCGCTCACCCCGCACCCCCCGCCCCGAAGGGCGGGAAGGGCGACGGGGATCCGTCGGTTAGCATCGGCCCTCCGGCACTGGCGGTCCTTCGCCGGTACGGGAATATCGGCCCGTTGTCCATCGACTACGCCTGTCGGCCTCGCCTTAGGTCCCGACTCACCCAGGGCAGATTAGCTTGACCCTGGAACCCTTGATCATCCGGCGGACGGGTTTCCCACCCGTCTTTCGCTAC
Encoded proteins:
- a CDS encoding SRPBCC domain-containing protein, with protein sequence MDPLFSHRPQSDERPLAQEAPPPRVYRFTVPAPRDVAYSAFTGDLHLWWPSNYTGFGEGTHPYIEDGVVGEESETGESQMWGEVLSEDPPSSIELAWTLAWRAAAPMRVLVEFDEAEGGASTTVTFTHDGWATGSEGREQYEKYSEWPLILGRYVAYFGVSPEAIETVR
- a CDS encoding DUF2461 domain-containing protein; this encodes MSSFEGFPADGLAFYAGLEDNNNREWWLEHKDVYERAVRGPMLALLDELSDEFGEGKAFRPNRDIRFSKDKSPYKTSQGGFAATGEGMGYYLHLDATGLLVGGGYHSHTPAQTGKFRAAVDANSPGEELVRIVAELRDKGYVVEGERLKTVPREFAPDHPRSELLKYKSLTAGRALGIPGWLSTPEARDRVRDCWNELRPLVEWLTEHVG